The window TTGTAATATCATTTTGGATAATTTTGAAGCTTTGAatcttaagtaaaaaaaaaatattatcttcatCCTTGCTATGTATCAAAGTCTATCATTATCCTTAGGTTATATGatcatttgatttgatttatttgttcaGATTGTTATTGTAGCAGTTTATTTGTAATCGCGCCTTATGCTTAAAATCAAGTTAAAATTGATGTCTTTGTAAACTTGgagagtttatttaataaaatattagttatatttaaaaataataataattacaaaattaaataataaaattttttaattataagaatttattttatttctgtaAAATcgtataattgaaaataatttaataaactcaTAAAATGACCAtagtttaactaatttaatattttgattaaatttgttaatttgtttttctaatccctaaaattttaagagatttttgatattttaaacttaagaTCTTTGTCTTAAAATAGAGAATGGATCTATCTAATAACTATTAGGATTTGAATGTCATTAACACCatacaaaaatgaaaattaacatGAAATGGAAAATTGTTGAACTCTTgctttcttaaaaataaaaaaaattgggatgATATTTGcttgaaaaagaaagaaaataattgtaACAGGatccataaataataaaaacaaaatagacaTATCTCCTCCACCCATACATACCCTCATCCTCATCTAGCCACTCCCATACTTCCACGTGGCAAGGCAAATATCCAAACTGCTAAGGAATGAACACCAAACATTCGAAACTTTCTTTAACCTTTCATTcagactgatataccctcattccATAAAATTAAACCCTGTTATGTCCTTGTAAGCCTATCCTCACAAAAACCAagcattttttttctctatctcCTTTGAGAGAATTCTAACCCACATCTTTCAGATTATCAAAAACCCATTTCAAATAAGAACTCATCATTTCTCCCTTCCTTCTTTGGTAGAGAGaattataattactttttttttaaaaaaaaaaagaaaaaaatggcaGTTAGCACTGTCTACACTGTCCAATCTCTCCACTCAAATTGCTCAATCTCAACTCCGGCCAAAACCCACATAGGATTTCACCAAAAACAAGTGGTTTTCTTCTCCTCCGGCAAGAAAACCAACCGGAGATCAGGCAACACGACCATAACATGTGCTGCCGACGGGAAGACTATTGTAATTGGACTTGCTGCTGATTCTGGTTGTGGAAAGAGTACATTCATGAGGAGACTGACTAGTGTTTTTGGAGGGGCGGCTGAACCACCAAAAGGAGGGAATCcagattcaaacactttgatTAGTGATGTTACAACTGTGATCTGTTTGGATGATTATCATTCTTTGGATAGAACTGGAAGGAAAGAAAAAGGTGTCACTGCTTTGGATCCAAAAGCAAATGATTTTGATCTTATGTATGAACAAGTTAAGGCTATTAAGGAAGGAATTGCTGTTGATAAACCTATTTATAATCATGTTACTGGTCTTCTTGATCCGGCTGAGGTTATTAAACCACCTAAGATTCTTGTCATTGAAGGATTGCATCCAATGTAAGTACTTAATTTGTTCAATTCCTATACAAATCTTATCTCAATTATGATCTATTAGGTCTTGTTTCATATTGTTATTGGGAggtgtttttaatttttgtcttaaaaaaaatgaagaaaaaggttatttgaatttttaatttgttaaattattaaaaattttttatatttaatttttttttttttaaagataaagtaaaaatattttagttgataaaatgagtaatttgatggattgaataatattaacttgataaatagaaatttataaaaattgaaataaatcttaaaagAATCTAAAAAAAACCCACGTAAACCATCTTTATAGTATGTAGAGGAGATGTTAAGCTATTGGATTCAATGActtctcatttttaaaattatttggattcAATGAgttctcatttttaaaattattggttttaattattaaatattataattaatttagagaaAAGGTATggacaaataaacaaaattattaataatgtgttGTCTTTCTAGCTAAATTAAGGCTGCAACGAGCTCTACtttgattaagtatttattagtttGACTCGAGCTCaaaagaatttataaatttggacTTGACTATTTACCTACTTGACtcgaaaaatttgaataaaataaattttttaaatatttatgtagaaaaaattttattttaaattttaggttttaatattaaaataaataaaaaatatattatttattatcacaCTCAAGAAGCCTTCGAGTAAGTatttatatgagctcgagctcaactcgaatattaaacgaacCGGTTCGAGTTCTACTCGAACTTGGTTCAAGTCAAACTCAAACAGAgttttgaccgagcggctcgaCTCATTTAGacataactaaaattaaactaGCCATAAATAAATGGAATGGATATATAGAACTATAGTTATAAACAATTTAGTTATGTAAGTTTTTTTACCGAAAATTTCAACTCGAATATCGGTTTCCCAAAGAAAATAACTGTCTATTCATATATTCCTCTGGATTTAGCAGTCAAAATTTCTTCCCCAAGTCTCTAGTGTTAGTGTTAGTTTATACTTGTTCAGGtagatcttgtttgattttaattttctttatttgataGAAGAAATAGTAAGTTATTTGGGTTTTTAGTTGGTTTAGttattaaaatgtcatttagtatttaaaattgaaatttaataaaaataaagtaaagatattttagtattttagttatgaaatgaatattttgatagttaaaatgataaatatattttctttctaaaaaatcaaatcaaaactattaaaaaCTATTCTAAAATGATTCATATAAATGAACTTAAAGAACATAAGtaattaatcataaaataaaatgaaggtatctatctattttaatatgaaatttatagaaaaaaacatAGTAGCATTATATTATCACACAATTCTAGCGGTAACAAAAGATGAATATCCCTAGCCTCTCCCTAAAGTCCTGAGTTTGAGCCCGTCATATGAAAAGTTCTGCgcctgattaaatggttaaatgtgtttgcgaGTTATATTGTTTAACACGTGAGAATTAACTGTACTTCAAAGCAGAACATAGtgttctctatttttttttaatactttttacaAACTATAGAAACCCAACCTtaacttcaattatttttaaaatcgaattgaatcTCTTACCTTAGtctttaattgaattttttttgaattttttttgagtGATGATAATTTGTACTTAATTCAATTGGGAGAACTAAATTTTGTGTGTCgttaatgatgatgatcagGTATGATGCACGTGTGAGGGATCTATTGGACTTCAGTATCTATTTGGACATAAGCAATGATGTTAAATTTGCTTGGAAAATTCaggtaaaaaaacaaaataaataatttagttcatataatttaagaaatattagaGCATGACCAATTTACTTCCAGAGAGACATGGCCGAGAGAGGACACAGCCTTGAAAGTATCAAGGCAAGTATTGAAGCTCGAAAACCCGACTTCGATGCTTACATTGGTAAGTATGTGTCGACTATCGTTGTGTTTAAAAGACTCTCATATTAAATCGATCCCCTAGTTTAACATAAAATGTTTTGCAGACCCACAAAAGCAATATGCAGATGCAGTTATAGAAGTATTACCAACCCAACTAATCCCAGATGACAATGGTGGAAAAGTTTTAAGAGTTAGACTTATAATGAAAGAAGGCATAAAGAATTTCAATCCAGTCTATCTCTTTGATGAAGGCTCCACCATTTCATGGATTCCATGTGGAAGAAAACTCACTTGTTCTTACCCAGGCATCAAATTCACATATGGACCAGACACTTACTTTGGCCAAGAggtacctttttttttttcgattttCAAATTACCCCTCCTTTATCAACATAAATCTATACATGCATGTATTAATTCATCATTTCAGGTATCTGTGTTGGAGATGGATGGTCAGTTTGATAGATTAGATGAACTAATCTATGTTGAGAGTCATTTGAGCAATTTGTCATCAAAGTTCTATGGAGAAGTTACTCAACAAATGCTGAAACATGCTGATTTTCCGGGAAGTAACAATGGAACTGGATTTTTTCAGACTATTGTTGGTTTGAAGATCAGAGATCTTTATGAACAAATTGTTGCTAGTAGAGCTTCTGCTCCTGTTGAAGCTAAAGCTTGAGGAAGGAGGATGAGATGAAAGAAGAATTTcccatcatttttttttgctttttctTGTTCAGAATTATATTCTCTTAATTTCATCTTTTCATAGAAACTCTTTGATCAGCTTGTATCTATTTGCTGTTGTTATTAAGACATAATGTAATATATGagaatacaaaaaataataattcctatttttcttctatttttattcatttattttgtttttcttatgtACTTACAAAAATAATACTACCTTAAATTAAGTGGGGTTAGTTTCttatactaaaaaaaacttacaagCATAATATGTCCACTTAAAGTTGAATTTCAATGGCGAATTAATGAATATTAAACACGACGATCTTGCTCAATTTTCTCGCGTCATAGTCTGTAAGTGAAACCGAAGCatgataacttttttaatataaagtttCGACAAAATGATAGTCTAAATATTTAggcataaaattaataataaccgAAAACATTTCTATGCAGCAATATAAAGTTCTAGAACATGGATCTTCTTGCAACAAGCCTAGAAACTATATACACATCTAAATGAAGAATAGACTAAATTCAATGAAAACAAGATACACATGAAATAACCATATCCTCATACACCATCTAGTACAATGACTTGAGATTTCAGACTATCTTTTGCGTCTGTCAATGTTTATGCTCTAGTACAATGACTTAGTTCCATTGTCTAGCGTTTAATAGGAGGTTGTTTAATAGGAGATTGTTTAATAGGAGGTTGCGAGAATGTTATtgcaaaaaagaaaaatataatgaaaagagaaatttttttgatgtattttattaaGTTCTAGGCATCGCCTATTTATACttacaatatttaattgaaaaggaaataaataatggaataaaatataatttaataaaataaaataatataagggTATGTTTTAGCATATtcctaaaatatgtttttaacatattttctaaGATAAAATTCTTAGGTTGATATTATTTAGGGTCTGGTTTATTGGGCTTAACGATATTATCCAACAAATCATCCCAATTAATCTCGTTATACGACTTCAACTTTCTTGATACCTACCGAGCTTTAAACGCATCTCGATGAACTTGTTTATCCCTAACGCCTTTGTTAGGATATCAACTAGCTGGCCATCAGTGTCAACGTGGTCAATGTCCATCTTGCTTGCTTCAATGCATTCTCGGATGTAATGAAACTTCGTTGCAATGTGTTTACTTCTTTTATGATGAACTTGATTTTTGCAGAGAAAAATGGCTGACTTGTTATCAACcaataatttgaatttcaattctTTACACCCAATTAGCTCGCTGATAAGACGACTAAGTCAGACACCTTGACATGCTGCTATTCCCGCTGCGATGTACTCGGCCTAGcatgaaaataaaacaataatcatcaaattaaGTAGATTGCTAAAATGAAAGGTTGAAAACTTGACTAAATTTCTATGTTTCTTTTTCCTCTGACAGGTTTATTACCCCCACATACTTTTAGGAAAAATAATGAATTCAATCATCCTCTTATGCATATCATCGCTTAAGTAGTCTTTAGGGAAATGTTGACTTGAGTGTGATGGTCCTTTTTGTTTAATGGATCATTAACCCTTTATTTCTCATTATCTTTTGTCTTCTAATCTTATTTCTTCGACATGAACGGTTAATGACCTAAACAACGTCTTGAGGTGATAAatctaaaattctaaaaattaaataaattgtgaCATTTACTTTCTCTTAGAttccaaataattaacaaatagtgtcaaatattatgaatttagaatttgttgagttatctatatatatatatatataatgatgtttaatttttaaaatgttcggattgccgggtcgagagctgtggttgatttggatatatatgtgagagtaaatgaatacttgggtcggattgtgggttaacccgtccataaacatttttaccgtaatattttttcacgattatttatattattactcgtacaaatgcacgggataTATGATAGTTATTTAGAAAAACAAGAGAAACAAATTCTATCTATccattttaaaatcttttataattttattatttcctTTCCTTAGCTGAGAACttctgaaaatataaaaaaaattgtttctaaCCTTTTCTGCATACATGCAGCAACAAGCCGGCAATAGAGCATTTGATAACTAAAGTCTAATAATGATAACATTGTTGTCCAAATACACGTGAACACATGTAGTTATGTGATTCTTTTGAGAAAAAAAGAGTTGAAGATTGATATATTTGCGGAACTGGATAATAAAACATTTGATGTGTTAGTATAGTCAAAGGTTAGTGGTGGTatcaacataaaaataataataactcaattttttttatcttaacaTAAATATGTAGAGCATTGATTATCTTGTAAGTAACATAatcactatataaataatatatagtaataataGACCAAATTCATAATCTTACAATGAAAACAACGAACACACATGAAACAACTATATTCTTATACTTTCAActattattatagaaaaatgACATCTTCAATTTTGGTATGGGGAGAAATGACATCTTAAAAACCCTAACTAAAGTGCGAACTGTGCGATCAGTGTGCCGTGTGCGCCGCGATATGCCGACAATATTGTCGCGGTCGTAATCGTCGTTGAAGAAACCCTTGGTCCCAGTCACAAAAAAATCACACACCATTCGTTGTCGTGCGAACTGTGCCATCTGTGAGATCCGTGTGCCGTGTGCGTCACGATTTCATCTCTCGGTCGGAAGAGTCGTCTTTTTGCAGAAATTTACTAAATCTCTTCGTTGATCTCTCTCGATTGACAATTGATACCATTCTCGGTCAAGACTAGAGTATATTAGGAAATCAATTTCCTtgaaattttacaaattttaaaccTATGTGTACTGTAAAGTTGTTAAAAGCTTCGTTGATACGAATCCGTCTATGTCGACCactttaaatatgacttttgcAAACATCATAGCTTCAACAGTACGGACAATTCCCTATTTGTCAACTGTTGGTACAAGCCCGACTAACTCTCTTAATCGGGCAATGGGTGAATCCAACACCTGCTCCCTTGATCCTAAGACAAAAAATTCGAATGCAATTAACCTCCACAAAGGCTCAGGAGAGAGTCCCACGAATATCCTTCTTGAAAATCATGGATCTCCAAAGCCAGAAGGAAATGTTGGAGATCAGACTGACGCAAACAAGAGCAATAATAAGGATTTTGCAGTCAACATgccaaatatattttctatcaatctcaataacactcatgagatgaatgcaaatgataatagaactgtTAGTGGAATACATGATGATAGTCTAGATTGTGATAGTGTAAGACATTCTCTAGGAAAAGATTGAGTAGTTCTAGAAAATAGTTtaggaaataaaaatgcacaGGTTATTAACTCGGATTCCAATggaaatcaaattcaacttgagaCTATTGAGATACCCGACTCAGACGAAGAAGCGGGAAAGTAATccagaaaaaattgaaaagaaaaagaattaatGCAGAAAATTTGGGTGAAACAGAAAAAACGCAGAGAACGACAGCGAAATCATTGGGTAAAGAAACAAACCCAAGTAAAAATGGAGGGTCGGTTTTAATGAAAGGGCCAAATTGAAAGGGCATAGAAATcagataacaaaattattaatactgGGCAAGAAAACCCAAATCGTtttaagaaaagagaaaagcCAACAGTACATAGAGCAGATCAACCTGCATTACCTGCAAGATTGGAATCTCCTAAAAAAAGAGGAATACAATACTATTGTGAACTGGTCTGTTGAAACTTTGAGAGAGCTCTCTAAATGCCCTAAACCAGAGTCTACTTCatcaagaacaattctaattggaaTGTAGACCTGATCTGGAGAAAGTTGAAGAGCAGAGCAAAACTCAAGGGAAGAATCAGAAAACAGAGAAAAAGCATAGTAAAAATCAAGAAATAGGACAAACTAGAGTAATGAACAGAATAAACAACATAAACATAATACATGACAAAAGAACAAAGGGGAAACAAAAACTGACAACCcaattcaaaaagggaaaatattTTCCATGGAACATTTAAGCCAAATGTTGAAATTACCGGTTCCccatttgaattcaaactaccccAAGAAGTTGAGGAAAACTATGTAAAGTCATGGAAGAATGTCATAGTGGGCAACTTCATTGGAAGAAACAAGGTGCCATTTCTAGTAACCAAAAAACCCCTAATGGAACAATAGGGGGACAATGGTATAGAAAATGTAACATCGAACATTCATGACTTGTACTTactcaaattcaaagaaggatcAGATCTCGAAAGTATTATGATCAACGGACACACATTTATTGGGAAAAACTGCATGAAACTCGAAAAATGGGCAGAaggtatgaacctcttcagcaagcccaAAGAAACTGCGCAAATTTGGTTATAATTCTGCaacatccctccccacatgtataacCCTAAAGTATAAAGTCACTTTGAGAGCCTATTGGGGAGTCCACTCTATATGGACTCAACTACAGAAAAAGGTGAGCATATGACTTATGCTAGGATGTGCATTGAGATACACCCGAGATCAAATCTTTCGTACTAGATGGCGATAAAAGACAAAAAAGGTGaacccacaattatgagaatctcaCATGAGTGGAGGCCGAGTAGATGCTTTGCTTGTAACACATTCAAACATGTCTGTTACAAGTGCCCGaaaatgattgaagaagaaggggagaagaagATCGAGCAAGAgacaaaaaagaaatagaaagaagaagatgaaaggttggaaaaggaaaaagaTGAGAATGAAAGGCATAAAGAGGTTACTAAAGAATCAGTATTGAGTAAGTAGAAGGATCaagataaggaaggaaattcagaaaATGGGTTTGAAGAACAGGGGAATGAAGATAGAGTGGTAAAAGATTTAAAATCAAAGGCTGAGAATGAAGGATAACAAAGAAACTTGACCcggaaataaaaatcaataccGAAGAGGCTGTGGAAAGGGAAAGCATGGGAGAAAGTAAGAAAGGGGAAGTGGGTGAAGGAAATGGGAAAGATAAATAAGTGGCAACTAAATCGGTGAAACTGTGCAATCTCCAATTTAGAAGAATGTTGACTAGAGAAACACGAAAATCCCAAAATAAAAGGTAagcaaattaaggaaaatacaattccttatagcACTAATACATGAGACAAATAGAAAGGAAGAAAATGTAAAGTAAGGGGAAGTAAAGTTGGAccatcttcttttcattaatgaacttaatgacatGAAATATTAGAGGATAAATGACCCTATAAAGAGAAGAGAAGTTAGAAGAATAGcagaaaaaaatgaaatcacaatatttggaattattaaaacaaaagtcagacaaagtcaaatagaaAACGTTGCACAGGGTTGCTTtaaagaagaatgagaatttattcataactctaaTGTGGTTAAAAGAAGAATCTGGGTAGGATGAAATAAAAGAAAGGTTGAAATCAAGAATTTTTTGAAAGCaagcaagttattttgacaAAGGTTATCAATCTGGTGACAAGGGTAAAAATCTTCTTTGCGGTAGTCTATGCAAGCAACTCTATGACACAGAGGAAgacactttggaatgatttgagAAGAAGCATTACAGACGACGAACCATGGGTTATTATGAAAAattttaacgttacaagattcaTGAATGAAATAGAGCCTAAGACAaacataacacaagacatgcaatatttcaatgaatgcattcgagacataagCTGGATTGAACCGTCTTCCTtaggtaatctattttcatggtcaacttCAAGAGAGGTGGACAACATGAGAAAAAGCAGAATTGATAGAGGGctagtgaatgaaaaattaGTGGAGTTTTACCCAAGAAGCTAAATCTAGGTTTTGCAACCAGGTATCTCTGACCATTGCcatttgaaattcttttgggagagggagaaaaataaaaaaagatcctttaatttcttcaaaatctagatgaaagatgaaaaatttaatgaaattcttaataaaacttgtaacatcagaattaatggaacaaagttgttcagagtttgtgagaaactaagattactgaAAGGGAAGCTGAATAAGCTAGACTAGAAAAAATATAGTGAGATTTTTAAAAGAGTAGAGAAAGCTAAAACGAAACTagaggaaatacaaagcaagacACTAAGAGAGCCCCGAATCTACCTTATAACAGGGAAGAGACACTAAAAATATGTTGTTACGCGATTCAGAGACCTTTGTTCTAAAGAGAAAAGCtttgctaagcaaaaatctagagaaaa is drawn from Impatiens glandulifera chromosome 3, dImpGla2.1, whole genome shotgun sequence and contains these coding sequences:
- the LOC124931026 gene encoding phosphoribulokinase, chloroplastic-like — encoded protein: MAVSTVYTVQSLHSNCSISTPAKTHIGFHQKQVVFFSSGKKTNRRSGNTTITCAADGKTIVIGLAADSGCGKSTFMRRLTSVFGGAAEPPKGGNPDSNTLISDVTTVICLDDYHSLDRTGRKEKGVTALDPKANDFDLMYEQVKAIKEGIAVDKPIYNHVTGLLDPAEVIKPPKILVIEGLHPMYDARVRDLLDFSIYLDISNDVKFAWKIQRDMAERGHSLESIKASIEARKPDFDAYIDPQKQYADAVIEVLPTQLIPDDNGGKVLRVRLIMKEGIKNFNPVYLFDEGSTISWIPCGRKLTCSYPGIKFTYGPDTYFGQEVSVLEMDGQFDRLDELIYVESHLSNLSSKFYGEVTQQMLKHADFPGSNNGTGFFQTIVGLKIRDLYEQIVASRASAPVEAKA